CCGGTGCGGTGGCCGTGTTTCTACGGCATCGACTTCGCCACCCGCGCCGAGCTGATAGCAACCGGGTTGGACACCGAGGCCATCCGCGCCTCGATCGGCGCCGACTCGCTCGGCTATATCTCCGAAGCAGGCATGATCGGCGCGACCGGGCAACCCGCGGACACACTGTGCGCCGCGTGTTTCACCGGGGAGTACCCGATCCCGCTCCCCGAAGACGGGCGGATCGGTAAAAATCTGCTGGAAACGTTGCCCATCGACCTGGCCACCGGTCACGACGCGTCCATTCAGCACACCGAGGCTGATCGCCGCTCGCCTGTGGGCCTCCGGGACGCTGACGGGGTCGGCACCGGGGTGTCCGGCGGCGGTAGCGGCGCTCTGTCGCACCCGTGAAGTCTCGCGAACTTCCGCGGCCAATCGCTTCAGGACGACCGCGAAGCGCTCGTGCCTTGCCTAGCCGCCGACCCGAATGCCTGAGGACACCATGAGTGAAGCCCCGATCACCTACGCAGGCGCTGGAGTTGACGTCGAGGCCGGTGACCGGGCCGTGGAACTGATGAAGGCTTCGGTCCAACGGGCGCAACGGCCCGAGGTGATCGGCGGACTCGGCGGCTTCGCCGGGTTGTTCGACGCGTCCGCTCTGGTCGGGATGACCCGCCCCGTGCTGGCCACCTCCACGGACGGCGTCGGCACCAAGGTCGCTGTCGCACAGGCGCTGGACAAGCACGACACGATCGGGTTCGACCTGGTCGGGATGGTCGTGGACGACATCGTCGTGTGCGGCGCCGAACCACTCTTCATGACCGACTACATCGCAACCGGCAAAGTGGTGCCGGAACGGGTCGCTGCCATCGTGTCGGGAATCGCAGCAGCGTGTGCTCAGGCAGGCGTCGCGTTGATCGGCGGGGAGACCGCCGAGCACCCGGGGTTGCTGGAACCCGACGAGTACGACGTGGCGGGTGCCGCAACCGGGGTGGTCGAGCATTCCGACCTGCTCACGCCGGACCGGATCCAGGCCGGTGACGTGGTACTCGCTGTGGGTTCCTCGGGGTTGCACTCCAACGGGTTCTCGCTCGTGCGAAGAGTGGTCGCGGCCGCAGGCTGGTCCTGGGAGCGGCAGGTCGAGGAATTCGGACAGACCCTGGGCGAGGAGGTTTTGACACCCACCCGCGTCTACGCGGCCGATCTGCTGCGCTTGATCCGCACCGACGGAATCGATGTGCACGGCCTGTCGCACATCACCGGGGGTGGGTTGGTCGCCAATGTGGCCAGGGTGCTGCCTGCAGGCCTGCTAGCGACGCTGAACCGCGATACGTGGACCCCGCCAGCCGTCTTCAGTGTGATCGGCGAACTGGGGCGCGTCCCGCAACCGGATCTGGAGCGCACCCTCAACATGGGCGTGGGCTTCACTGTGATGCTGCGGCCAGAGCACGCGGATACCGCCATTGCAGCACTTGGTGCGATGGGACTGTCCGCGTGGGCACTCGGCGAGGTGCAGGTCGACGCCGGCTACAAAGGGTCCCGCGGCGACGTGGTCAGTGGAGCGAAGGGCTCACAAGGCGGCTCAGCGGTCCTCCTCGGCTCGCACCGGAACTGAGCCGGTAGGTCTCCCGCCGTCAGCTCTGCAAATTGGCGGTTGACGGGATGCGCCCACTGTTCCGACGCGCCGCACAGGCACAGCGGGCGTTTCCGGCACAACGAATCAGTGGGATGACGGCGAGCCGCGCCGCGGATCAGCACAGTGACGACTGCGTGCTCTCGACCATTGGTTGGGAGCACGCAATCAGTGGTGATGATCCGGTGGACGCTGAGCGGCCCGGTCATCGAGCTGTTCGCTCGTTGACGACGTAGGGTCAGAGCTGCTCGGAAGCCCACCGCGAGTAGTCGCCGTAGCCTTCCTCGTCGCTGTCTTCAGGCTCAACGGCAGCAGGTGGCGCCGGTGGCGGCGTCCCATGCGAGCGCAACTCGCGCTGCAGTGCGTTGAGGTCGGTGTCGGGAGAGTAGTACTTCAACTCCCGGGCAACCTTGGTCTGCTTGGCTTTCGCCCGGCCACGCCCCATGGCGCAACCCCCTCATGTCGTTACGTGTGGTTTCTCGTGCGTTCCAAGATACCCCAGGATTGATCCGACACTGGTGACCACCCGTCGTGTTGGGAGTCCCGGCGTGGTCGGTCGCCCGAAAGAGAGCGGTAT
This portion of the Dermatophilaceae bacterium Sec6.4 genome encodes:
- the purM gene encoding phosphoribosylformylglycinamidine cyclo-ligase, translated to MSEAPITYAGAGVDVEAGDRAVELMKASVQRAQRPEVIGGLGGFAGLFDASALVGMTRPVLATSTDGVGTKVAVAQALDKHDTIGFDLVGMVVDDIVVCGAEPLFMTDYIATGKVVPERVAAIVSGIAAACAQAGVALIGGETAEHPGLLEPDEYDVAGAATGVVEHSDLLTPDRIQAGDVVLAVGSSGLHSNGFSLVRRVVAAAGWSWERQVEEFGQTLGEEVLTPTRVYAADLLRLIRTDGIDVHGLSHITGGGLVANVARVLPAGLLATLNRDTWTPPAVFSVIGELGRVPQPDLERTLNMGVGFTVMLRPEHADTAIAALGAMGLSAWALGEVQVDAGYKGSRGDVVSGAKGSQGGSAVLLGSHRN
- a CDS encoding DUF3073 domain-containing protein, with the translated sequence MGRGRAKAKQTKVARELKYYSPDTDLNALQRELRSHGTPPPAPPAAVEPEDSDEEGYGDYSRWASEQL